The following are from one region of the Oncorhynchus tshawytscha isolate Ot180627B linkage group LG24, Otsh_v2.0, whole genome shotgun sequence genome:
- the LOC112223372 gene encoding urotensin-2 receptor, translating into MTTVSMEPLLVLMELIPNATDPPLDSTPSSPEDTAATFTIGCILSLMCLVGVSGNIYTLVVMCQSMRFAASMYIYIINLALADLLYLLTIPFVVCTYFLKGWYFGDAGCRILISMDFLTMHASIFTLTIMSTERYFAVLKPLDTVKRSKSYRKAIAVLVWVASLVLTLPMILSIQMMKVGSKAMCQPTISPLSYKVYITFLFCTSIVAPGMIIGFLYIGLARTYWISQTETFKQTKKLPNQKVLYLIFTIVLLFWACFLPFWIWQLLGQFQPSIHLSTKSKRNINYLTTCLTYSNSCINPFLYTLLTKNYKEYLRKRQRTWTAGSYFNRWNRFQRSPRRSLSSSSQQCTESFVLTHTPSLRTTHNSSL; encoded by the exons ATGACCACGGTATCCATGGAGCCCCTGCTGGTCCTGATGGAGCTGATCCCCAACGCCACCGACCCGCCTTTAgactccactccttcctctcccgaAGACACTGCCGCCACCTTCACAATAGGCTGTATTCTCTCCCTCATGTGTCTGGTCGGCGTCTCCGGAAACATCTACACCCTCGTAGTCATGTGTCAATCCATGCGTTTCGCGGCGTCCATGTATATTTACATCATCAACTTAGCCCTGGCTGACCTCCTCTATCTGTTGACCATTCCGTTCGTGGTCTGCACGTACTTCCTGAAAGGTTGGTATTTTGGCGATGCTGGGTGCAGGATTCTAATCAGCATGGATTTTCTGACGATGCACGCCAGCATTTTCACGCTGACCATCATGAGCACGGAGAGATACTTTGCCGTGCTGAAACCGCTGGACACAGTCAAGCGGTCAAAGAGCTACCGCAAAGCCATTGCGGTGCTTGTATGGGTGGCTTCCCTGGTCCTGACTTTACCCATGATTCTCAGTATTCAGATGATGAAGGTGGGGAGCAAGGCCATGTGCCAGCCGACTATCTCACCGCTGTCCTATAAGGTGTACATCACCTTCCTGTTCTGTACCAGCATTGTGGCTCCGGGGATGATCATTGGCTTTCTCTACATCGGACTGGCTCGTACCTACTGGATCTCACAGACAGAAACCTTCAAACAGACCAAGAAACTACCCAACCAAAAG GTCCTCTATCTGATCTTCACCATTGTACTGCTGTTCTGGGCCTGTTTCCTGCCCTTCTGGATCTGGCAGCTCCTGGGTCAGTTCcagccctccatccatctctccaccaAGTCCAAGCGCAACATCAACTACTTGACCACCTGTCTCACCTACTCCAACAGCTGCATCAACCCTTTCCTCTACACGCTGCTCACCAAGAACTATAAGGAGTACCTGCGGAAGCGCCAGCGTACCTGGACTGCGGGCAGCTACTTCAACCGATGGAACCGGTTCCAGCGATCACCAAGGAGGTCACTGTCCTCCAGCAGCCAGCAGTGCACGGAGAGCTTCGTGCTCACGCACACACCGTCTCTGCGCACCACGCACAACAGCAGCCTGTGA